CGTTGCCGCGCAGCCGGGTTTTAACTTGATAAAGAACATCAACGTGCCGGGGGCGTACGTGCTGCTGCAGGAATGGGTCAGATGTCCGAGGAGCTGAGCGTGTTGTAACAGCAGCACTTTGCCGTTGGCGTCATTAACGGATGTCCATGCGGCAGGGCGCAACTGAAAAGCCAGCAGTGTGGTCATGGCCGGTAGTCCTTTTATAGACTGGCTGGCAGTCGCTGTTGACAGGTCTATCTCAAAATAATATTCAACCAGTGAGCAAAGGGCAGGGGAAGGGTAGGCGATCCTGAGCGGATGGCCTTTTTCGTTTTCAAATATTACTTTGCTGGTGTTGCGCATATTTGATAAGCAGGCTTAAACCTATGCCGGATATAAGGCAGCGTTCCTTTTTGTTGCCTGTCAGCTGTTGTGTCCAGTCTGTGAAACCTCCGTCCGCAATTTCCATTTCCGGGCCTTGTTCGGGTTGTATCAGCACCTTAAACTGCAGCCCTTTGTAGTAGTTGTTTTCCTCCGCATGCGGTTCAACAGCCATCTCCATGGGCATGCCGGTAGTCAGCGCTCCGATGGCGGAGATCAGCGTATCACCGGTATAGCCTCCGCGCGGAATGATTTTCACCGATATCTGCTTTATAGTAAAAATAACGGTTAGCAGCCAATAAATATGCAGCAGCTGCTCTTTTATCGTGGTGAGTTCGAACGAATAGTTGCCGGTGTCTTTTCCTGCAGCCACCATACACGCCACTTTAAAGTGCGGCGTATAGCCTTTTACCGGCAGGCGCATCGCACGGATATGCCGGTGGACAGTGCTGTACCGCAGTATTTCGCTGTTGAACCCGCCGGCGCTCCGGATGCCCGCCATATGGAGCGCCAGCGCATTGGTAGCGTCGGCCATCACTTCCGTATGGCGAATGGCGGAGATGATCTTGTTCTGACTAACGGTACCCACAACTGCGCAACTGCCGAACTGCCCTACAGGAGATAGCTCCAGCGGTTGATAGTGTTGCTGCCGCAGATAGCGCAGTATCTCCAGCTCTTTTTCCAGCATCAGGACCATGTCCGTATCAGCCGGTTGCGCAAAGGCATTGCGTTGGTACTGTTGCAGCAGCGAGCCGGCCGGCGTCTGCTCTGCCCGCAAACGGAACACTTCCATCAGCAACGACGACAGGTCCGAGCCGCTGAGAGAACGGAGTGCCTCCGGCATGCCGGGCACCCCGGCTTTTTCTGCAATTTTTTGAGCTATATGATCAGTCATCAGCAATTCAGTTTAACCATCAGGTGTTCATCATACAGGCGGCCCTGCTTGATAATCGCTTTTTCTTTCACCGCTTCCAGGTGATAGCCGTTTTTTAGCAGCACTTTTTTGGAAGCATCATTATACGCAAATATACCTGCGTAGATCCGGTAAATGTTCAGTTCCCGGAAAGCGCAGGCCGTCACCAGCGCCACCGCTTCCGTGGTGATGCCTTTGCCATGGTAGGGCGCCCCCAGCCAGTAGCTGATTTCAGCAGCATGATGATAGATGTCTGTTTGCCGGGTAAGGGAGATAACACCCGCAATCTGATCATCTGCATAGATGCCCCATACGTGGTCCAGTTTACCTTGCTGAATAAGTGCAAAGAATATTTCTGCATCTTTCAGCGAGTAGGGAGAAGGGAAGCTGTCTCGCAGGTTGGCCGCAATAGCAGGATTGTTGGCCAGCACAGACAGCTCCTGCAGATCGGTATGGGCAATGGCTTTCAGCGTAACGCCGTGTTTCCCGGTGAGAGTGATAATAGTTTTCATAGTACAAAAGTACGGCGGCCTTACAGGCGTGCTGGTGTAAAAAACTTACAATTTTTTGTGCGGTTTTCAGGGGTATAGGCTGAGAATCAAATATTTATTTTGCAGAATAAAATAATTTTCTATCTTTGCACTCCCTTCGAAAAAGGGAATGATTCCGTAGCTCAGTTGGTAGAGCAATACACTTTTAATGTATGGGCCCTGGGTTCGAGTCCCAGCGGGATCACAGACAACTTATAAACCTCGCGCTAGTCGCGGGGTTTTGTTTTTTAGTTGAGCGTTTAGTTGAGTTCCTTTTGTATAACCCCGATTTCTTTCCCGAACTTTATATAGGTTAATCAGCTTTTACTAAGATATGGAGAAGTATATATAGACCGGCCGGAGCTGGTTTCTGCAAAGCTATTTAAGTCTTTGTTCCGTACTTTTCTTTATACGCCTTGGGTGTTATTCCCGTTATTTTCTTAAAGGATGTTGAAAAATAGGAGGGCGTAGAGAATCCTGTTTCGTAGGCTATTTCTGCGAAAGATAAGTCCTCGTGCTGTATTAAATATTTCGCCTTCTGTACCCGCCGCAGCAGGATGTATTCCGTAATGCTTACATCCAGCAATGGTTTGGCTTTCCGGTATAGCTGGATTTTAGACATGCCTATCTGATCACACAAGTCCTGGATGGAAAAATTCTCGTTGGAAATATTTTTCTCGACGATCGCATTGAAGTTTGAAAGGAAGGCTTTCTCTCCTTTATTGGCTTGTGGCAGGGCTTCCCTGGGTATATCGGTAGTAACATGCGCTTTCAGCCGTTGCCGGTTCTCCAGCAGGTTATGGACGGTTACTTCCAGTACTTCGTTGTTAAATGGCTTGGTAATATAGGCGTCTACGTTAGTTTTTAAGCCTGCTACTTTTTGCTCGTCGGTAGTTTTGGCGGTCAGCAGGATGATAGGAATATGGGCGGTCCGTATGTCAGTTTTCAGTATTTGTGCCATCTGCAGACCGTCTGTCTGCGGCATCATAATATCAGATATAACCAGGTCCGGCATTTCTTCAAAGGTGATACGAACGCCTTCTGATCCGTTTTTAGCGGTAACAACGGAATATTGTGTACCGAGGCGATTGGCCAGGAAAGTTCTCAGGTCATCGTTATCTTCTACAATCAGGATGGTATTGCGGGACGACGGGTCTGATACCGGTTGTAAAGACTGTATGTCTGAAGAGGAGGGGTCGATGTTATAATCCGTAATCCACGTGTCCATTTCGCTGTTATAACCCCAGTCCTTCACCGGTACAATTTCTTCTTCGCGGTAATGCGAATGGCCAAGTGGTAGTGTAATGGTAAATGCCGTTCCCTTGTTTTTTTCACTTTCAGCTACAATGGTACCGTGATGCAGTTCTACGAATTCCTTTGATAAGGCCAGTCCAATGCCGCTGCCGTTTTGATTGTGTACGTCGCCGTAATAGAAGAAATCAAAGATATGCGCTTTGTCCTGGGGATTCAGTCCAAATCCGGAGTCGACCACTTTTATGCTCACTTGGTTTGCGATGTCGTCTTTTTCTACCATCACATAGATGTGGCCGGTATCTTCCGTGAATTTAAAAGCGTTGGATAATATATTAAAGAATACTTTCTCTATCTTTCCAGGATCAATCCAGAGCTTCACCACAGCTTCGCGGGTAATGAGCCGGCAGTCGATATGATGTTGTTTAGCCAATCCTTTGAATGCATCGAGAATATCGCTGATAAAAGGCAGCATGTCTACCTCTTGGATTTTCAACCGTGTTTTGTTCAACTCCAGCTTGCGGAAATCCATCAATTGATTTACCAACAACGACAGGCGGGAAGCGTTTTTTTTGATCAGGGTAAACTGCGAGCGGATATGAGCAGGCGTTTTAGGATTTTGCAGGCATTCTTCCGTAGGGGCAAGAATGAGCGTGAGCGGTGTTTTTAATTCATGTGAGATGTTGGTAAAGAAGTTGCTCTTTTGTTCGCTGGCCTCCTGTACCTGTTGGGCCATTGCGCTGATTTGTTCGCTCTGGGAGCGGATTTCATTATTCTGCGACTGGAGCAGCTTATATGCTTTTATATTTTTTCTTCTCAGGTAAATCAATAGTGCCGCGAGCATTAAGAGCAGGGCGAGGTTACCGACTAAAATAAGAATCAGGTTTTTCTGACTCCGGAAGATTCTCGCCTGTTCCTTTAGCAGGCCATCTTGCCGTACAATATCTTTTTGTTGCGCAATAACGCGATTGAACTGCTGTTGCAGCATCTCCACATTGGTACTGTCTACGATAATCGTTCGCAGGGGATCACGTTTGGGAGCCTGCTTGCCGTGAAGGGTTTTTGCGGCGGCCCTGATGGCCTCCCCACCGCCAGTGGGATACAGCACGGAAGCCAGCAACGATCTGTTTTCGACGAAAGCCAGGCCAGTGCGTGGTTGCGCATCTACGCCTATTACTTTTATATTCGGAAATCCCAGTTGCCGGCAAATGTTAGCGGCGGTATGGGCCATTACATCGTTATGCGCGAAAATAAGCCGGGTGTTTTGCAGCTCTTTCACCATGTGCGGCAATTGTTGCTGCACGCTGCCTTCCAGCCAGTCGCCACTGATAACAGTAACGCTCAGGTTCGGGTAACGGGCAATCTCATCGCCAAATCCTTTTTCCCGCTGCAATGCAGGTGTGGACGAGGGCAGCCCTGTAATTTCAATGATGTGGCCGGATCTGTTTAAATATCCTGCGGCGTACTGGCCGGCAAGTTTGCCAACTTCTATATTATCCGCGCCTATGAAAGAGGTATAGGAGTCCGACGAAATGTTCCTGTCCACCAACACAACGGGGATTCCATGCTGATACAAACTGTCAATAACCGGTGTAAGCGGGGCCGCTTCATTGGGAGATACGATTAACAGGTCAATCTTCCGGGCTGCCAACTCCCGGATCTGCCGCACCTGTTCCGCGCTGTTGTATCCTGCCTCCTTGTATATAATTTTCAGATCCGGGTTAAATACCAGTTCCCGGTCTATCTCTTCCTTCATTTCCCAGCGCCATGCATCAGCATTACCCAACTGGGATATACCTATCACAAACGTCTTCTCCTGCTTCTCCTGGCAGGCTGGAAGCAATATGACAACTGTTATAGAAAAACAAAAGAGATAAATGAAACCTGTTTTTAAATTCATCCTGACCAAATGTATAATAAAGAGATACAATTTTAAAACAAGGTGATACAAAAATTAAATAGTATAAAAAATATACTTTGTAATTATTTAATAATCAATTAAATATTTCGTTTTAAAATTTGAATATAATAGTAACAAAATTGAAATAGGCTAAACATCAGCCGGTATTATTTTCAGGGCAGTAAAAAAAGAACGACTCGCGTTATGAAAAACAGACTTCTATTTTGGAGCATTGTAATTGCTCTTGGAGGCTTACTATTTGGAATGGATGTAGCAGTCATTTCCGGAGCCGAACAACAAATACAACAAATCTGGAAACTCAGCGATGTGGTACACGGCCAGGCATTGGCAGCTGCATTATATGGAACTATTATCGGCGCATTGCTGGGTGGGATTCCTGCGGAAAAGTATGGCCGTAAAAAAGTGTTGCTCTGGATAGGGATTACATTTTTTATATCCTCC
This window of the Chitinophaga varians genome carries:
- a CDS encoding GNAT family N-acetyltransferase; the encoded protein is MKTIITLTGKHGVTLKAIAHTDLQELSVLANNPAIAANLRDSFPSPYSLKDAEIFFALIQQGKLDHVWGIYADDQIAGVISLTRQTDIYHHAAEISYWLGAPYHGKGITTEAVALVTACAFRELNIYRIYAGIFAYNDASKKVLLKNGYHLEAVKEKAIIKQGRLYDEHLMVKLNC
- a CDS encoding substrate-binding domain-containing protein — translated: MLPACQEKQEKTFVIGISQLGNADAWRWEMKEEIDRELVFNPDLKIIYKEAGYNSAEQVRQIRELAARKIDLLIVSPNEAAPLTPVIDSLYQHGIPVVLVDRNISSDSYTSFIGADNIEVGKLAGQYAAGYLNRSGHIIEITGLPSSTPALQREKGFGDEIARYPNLSVTVISGDWLEGSVQQQLPHMVKELQNTRLIFAHNDVMAHTAANICRQLGFPNIKVIGVDAQPRTGLAFVENRSLLASVLYPTGGGEAIRAAAKTLHGKQAPKRDPLRTIIVDSTNVEMLQQQFNRVIAQQKDIVRQDGLLKEQARIFRSQKNLILILVGNLALLLMLAALLIYLRRKNIKAYKLLQSQNNEIRSQSEQISAMAQQVQEASEQKSNFFTNISHELKTPLTLILAPTEECLQNPKTPAHIRSQFTLIKKNASRLSLLVNQLMDFRKLELNKTRLKIQEVDMLPFISDILDAFKGLAKQHHIDCRLITREAVVKLWIDPGKIEKVFFNILSNAFKFTEDTGHIYVMVEKDDIANQVSIKVVDSGFGLNPQDKAHIFDFFYYGDVHNQNGSGIGLALSKEFVELHHGTIVAESEKNKGTAFTITLPLGHSHYREEEIVPVKDWGYNSEMDTWITDYNIDPSSSDIQSLQPVSDPSSRNTILIVEDNDDLRTFLANRLGTQYSVVTAKNGSEGVRITFEEMPDLVISDIMMPQTDGLQMAQILKTDIRTAHIPIILLTAKTTDEQKVAGLKTNVDAYITKPFNNEVLEVTVHNLLENRQRLKAHVTTDIPREALPQANKGEKAFLSNFNAIVEKNISNENFSIQDLCDQIGMSKIQLYRKAKPLLDVSITEYILLRRVQKAKYLIQHEDLSFAEIAYETGFSTPSYFSTSFKKITGITPKAYKEKYGTKT